One Nicotiana tomentosiformis chromosome 4, ASM39032v3, whole genome shotgun sequence genomic window carries:
- the LOC138909801 gene encoding uncharacterized protein, with amino-acid sequence MDHFMPAETKATHAAEFENLKQGSKSVWEYHMEFAFLSKYAIHMMSTIDTRVRRFVQGLSPLVINKTAIAALNSDMNYGKMVAFSQALENRKLKNRIEREGSSNARSAGNLDGSSGGGGRSTFKGGSSVPSQSFAQSSVSAPPSGPIPLCPILLSMLYRDCVVTICRRDTMVDFDVIMGMDWLYLCFAKLDCRTRTVRFEFPSESVIEWKRDNVASKGRFISYLKATKMINKGCIYHMVRVSDTDAEAPTLEFVLVVNEFSESREDHADHLRAVLQTLYQHQLDAKFSKSEFWLESVTYLGHVVSREGIEVDPQKISAVKNWPRPTTPIEICSFLGLAGYYRKFVEKFSTLASPLTKLTQKAVKFQCLAHLEAYQRPLAKEVHQLACLGVRLADSSEGGVIVQNRAKSSLVMEVKEKQFNDPLLRNVADIVARCPNYQQVKAEHQRPGRLVQNIEIPMWKWEMINMDIVVGLPRTPHKFDSILVIVDRLTKSAHFLPVKSTDTSEQYAQLYIKEIVRLHGTPVSIISDQGEQFTANF; translated from the exons ATGGATCATTTCATGCCTGCGGAGACTAAGGCAACccatgctgctgagtttgagaacctaaAACAAGGTAgcaagagtgtgtgggagtaccatatggagttcgcgttcttgtccaagtatgctattcacatgatgTCCACTATAGAtactagagtgcgccggtttgtgcagggccttagccctttggttatcaaTAAGACCGCcatagctgccttgaattctgatatgaactatgggaagatggtggcattttctcaagctctagagaaccgtaagttgaagaacagaatAGAGAGAGAGGGTAGCAGTAATGCCCGATCCGCGGGCAACTTGgatggttcttctggtggtggtggcAGGTCAACATTCAAGGGAGGATCATCAGtgccatcccagtcttttgctcagtcttcagttaGTGCACCACCATCGGGGCCTA ttccactttgtcctatATTACTCTCTATGttgtatagggattgtgttgtcactaTATGTCGTCGAGACAccatggtcgattttgatgtaataatggggatggattggctttatttatGTTTCGCTAAGCTTGACTGTCGCACtagaaccgttaggtttgaatttccatctgagtcagtgattgaatggaagaGGGATAATGTGGcgtcgaagggtaggtttatttcttaccttaaggccacaaagatgattaacaaggggtgtatctaccatATGGTCCGGGTTTCGgataccgatgctgaggcacctacacttgagtttgtgcttgttgtgaatgaattttcggag agtcgggaggaccatgcggatcatctcagggcagttttgcagacttTGTATCAGCACCAGTTAGATGCGAAGTTTTCAAAAtctgaattttggctcgaatctgttacgtacttgggtcatgttgtctctagagaggGAATTGAGGTTGACCCCCAGAAAATTTCAgccgtgaagaattggcctagacctactactccaatagagatttgcagtttcttgggcttagctggatattatagGAAATTTGTGGAGAAGTTCTCCACTCTTGCATccccgttgactaaattgacgcagaaggcagttAAATTCCAATG tttggctcacttggaggcatatcaaaggccgttggccaaggaggttcatcagtTGGCttgtttgggagttcgtcttgcggactctagtgaaggaggggtgattgtgcaaaatagggctaaaTCGTCGCTTGTtatggaagtcaaggagaagcaattcaatgatccattgttg aggaACGTAGCGGAcattgtggcaagatgtccaaattatcagcaagtgaaggctgaacaccaaaggcccggtaggTTGGtgcagaacatagaaattccaatgtggaagtgggaaatgattaacatGGAcattgtggtaggactacctcgcactcctcacaAATTTGACTCGATtttggtgattgtggatcggctcacgaagtcagcacacttcttgccggttaaatctaccgacacatcagaacaatatgctcaattgtatatcaaggaaatagtcaggttgcatggcactccagtttctatcatttcggaTCAAGGGGAACAGTTCACGGCTAACTTTTGA